A part of Micromonospora chersina genomic DNA contains:
- a CDS encoding MFS transporter, which translates to MTATATALGRDYRLLWSAAVSSRFGDALRTPALALLAAALTRDPRAIAAVTVAGQLPPLLFGLLGGAYADRWDRRRTMAAVDGARAVVVAALAVLVATGRAGVAVLAAAAFLLATLGTLFDASAFALLPSLVSPGALATANGRLQAGTAVAGGLLGTPLAGVLFALAASLPLAVDAITFALAAALVLALRPLPAAPPRPAGRGVWREAWAGMRWVRRDRVLWGIALASAGSNVAISGVMAVLVLYALGALRVPAQAYGLFAAGVVAGGLLGALVAGRVAARFGTLPALRAVLLGQTVALAGFALARGPVTGGVALAAFAAGTTIWNSLWSAYGQGHVPAELLGRVGAAQRVVGLAAAPVGAALAGFAGEAYGVGPVVGAAAGVFALVTAAAWGTFRSTA; encoded by the coding sequence ATGACCGCTACCGCTACCGCGCTCGGCCGGGACTACCGGCTGCTCTGGTCCGCCGCCGTTTCGTCCCGCTTCGGCGACGCGCTGCGTACGCCGGCCCTGGCCCTGCTGGCCGCCGCGCTCACCCGCGATCCCCGGGCGATCGCCGCGGTGACCGTGGCCGGGCAGCTCCCGCCGCTGCTGTTCGGGCTGCTCGGCGGCGCGTACGCCGACCGGTGGGACCGGCGGCGGACCATGGCGGCGGTGGACGGGGCCCGGGCCGTGGTGGTGGCGGCGCTGGCCGTGCTGGTCGCCACCGGCCGGGCCGGGGTCGCCGTGCTGGCCGCCGCCGCGTTCCTGCTCGCCACCCTGGGCACGCTCTTCGACGCGTCCGCCTTCGCCCTGCTGCCGTCGCTCGTGTCGCCGGGCGCCCTGGCCACCGCCAACGGCCGGCTCCAGGCCGGGACGGCCGTCGCGGGCGGACTCCTCGGCACCCCGCTGGCGGGGGTCCTCTTCGCCCTGGCCGCGTCGCTCCCGCTTGCCGTGGACGCGATCACATTCGCCCTCGCGGCCGCCCTCGTCCTCGCCCTCCGCCCGCTGCCGGCGGCCCCGCCCCGGCCGGCCGGTCGGGGGGTGTGGCGGGAGGCGTGGGCCGGAATGCGGTGGGTGCGCCGGGACCGGGTGCTGTGGGGGATCGCCCTCGCCTCGGCCGGGTCGAACGTGGCGATCAGCGGGGTGATGGCGGTGCTGGTGCTCTACGCGCTCGGGGCCCTGCGGGTGCCGGCGCAGGCGTACGGGTTGTTCGCGGCGGGGGTGGTGGCCGGTGGGCTGCTCGGTGCGCTGGTCGCCGGCCGGGTGGCAGCGCGGTTCGGCACCCTGCCCGCGCTGCGCGCCGTGCTGCTCGGGCAGACCGTGGCGCTGGCCGGGTTCGCCCTGGCCCGCGGCCCGGTGACCGGGGGCGTCGCGCTGGCCGCGTTCGCCGCCGGCACCACGATCTGGAACAGCCTGTGGTCGGCGTACGGGCAGGGGCACGTGCCGGCGGAGCTGCTCGGGCGGGTCGGCGCGGCGCAGCGGGTGGTCGGCCTGGCCGCCGCGCCGGTCGGGGCGGCGCTTGCCGGGTTCGCCGGCGAGGCGTACGGCGTCGGCCCGGTGGTCGGCGCGGCGGCGGGCGTGTTCGCCCTGGTCACCGCCGCCGCGTGGGGAACGTTCCGCAGCACGGCCTGA
- a CDS encoding TetR/AcrR family transcriptional regulator — translation MAVEQQARGAANGATGAGRRRSRRDEILEIAVGLFAARGYHGVSMDDIGAAAGVTGPALYHHFAGKEAMLVAALIPVSEGLLAGGKERAANHPDDPRGTLESLIDFHVDFALANPAVIALHLHELDRLPDEPRRRIRRLQRMYVEEWVTVLTALHPGLPDGEARVLAHAAFGLMNSTPFLGGEVDRRRRAELLRGATLAALLAPTDPA, via the coding sequence GTGGCGGTGGAACAGCAGGCGCGGGGCGCGGCGAACGGCGCGACGGGTGCGGGCCGGCGCCGGTCCCGGCGGGACGAGATCCTGGAGATCGCGGTCGGGCTCTTCGCGGCGCGCGGCTACCACGGCGTGTCGATGGACGACATCGGCGCGGCCGCCGGGGTCACCGGCCCGGCGCTCTACCACCACTTCGCCGGCAAGGAGGCGATGCTGGTCGCCGCGCTGATCCCGGTGAGCGAGGGGCTGCTCGCGGGTGGCAAGGAGCGGGCCGCCAACCACCCCGACGACCCGCGCGGCACGCTGGAGTCGCTCATCGACTTCCACGTCGACTTCGCGCTGGCCAACCCCGCGGTGATCGCCCTGCACCTGCACGAGCTGGACCGCCTCCCGGACGAGCCGCGCCGCCGCATCCGCCGGCTCCAGCGGATGTACGTCGAGGAGTGGGTGACCGTGCTGACCGCGCTGCACCCGGGGCTGCCGGACGGCGAGGCGCGGGTGCTCGCGCACGCGGCGTTCGGCCTCATGAACTCCACCCCGTTCCTCGGTGGCGAGGTGGATCGCCGCCGCCGGGCTGAGCTGCTGCGGGGCGCCACGCTGGCCGCGCTTCTCGCCCCCACAGACCCGGCCTGA
- a CDS encoding sulfurtransferase: MPVPSDPNPHFQSYADPQRLVTTEWLAEHLGDEGLVVVESDEDVLLYDTGHIPGAVKVDWHTELNDQVSRDYLDAKSFAELCAAKGIGRDDTVVFYGDNFNWWAAYALWVFKLFGHADVRLLDGGRMKWVAEGREMSKDKVTRPRADYPVPERNDAPIRAFRDEVMAHVAAGRPLVDVRSPGEYTGEMLHMAAYPQEGALRGGHIPGALSKPWKAAANDDGTFKPVDELRAIYQDQLGLSPSDDVVAYCRIGERSSHTWFVLQHLLGFPRVRNYDGSWTEWGNLVRAPVVRGDEPGSING, translated from the coding sequence ATGCCTGTGCCGAGTGATCCGAATCCGCACTTCCAGTCGTACGCCGACCCGCAGCGCCTGGTCACCACGGAGTGGCTGGCCGAGCACCTGGGCGACGAGGGCCTCGTGGTGGTCGAGTCCGACGAGGACGTCCTGCTCTACGACACCGGCCACATCCCCGGCGCCGTGAAGGTCGACTGGCACACCGAGCTGAACGACCAGGTGAGCCGGGACTACCTGGACGCCAAGAGCTTCGCCGAGCTGTGCGCCGCCAAGGGCATCGGCCGCGACGACACGGTGGTCTTCTACGGCGACAACTTCAACTGGTGGGCCGCGTACGCCCTCTGGGTGTTCAAGCTCTTCGGGCACGCCGACGTCCGGCTGCTCGACGGCGGCCGGATGAAGTGGGTCGCCGAGGGGCGCGAGATGTCCAAGGACAAGGTGACCCGGCCGCGCGCCGACTACCCGGTGCCGGAGCGGAACGACGCGCCGATCCGGGCGTTCCGCGACGAGGTGATGGCGCACGTGGCCGCCGGCCGGCCGCTCGTCGACGTGCGGTCGCCGGGGGAGTACACGGGCGAGATGCTGCACATGGCGGCGTACCCGCAGGAGGGCGCGCTGCGCGGCGGGCACATCCCGGGGGCGCTGAGCAAGCCGTGGAAGGCCGCCGCCAACGACGACGGCACCTTCAAGCCGGTCGACGAGCTGCGTGCCATCTATCAGGACCAGCTCGGCCTGAGCCCGTCCGACGACGTGGTGGCGTACTGCCGGATCGGCGAGCGGTCCAGCCACACCTGGTTCGTGCTGCAGCACCTGCTCGGGTTCCCGAGGGTGCGCAACTACGACGGCTCGTGGACCGAGTGGGGCAACCTGGTCCGGGCCCCCGTCGTGCGGGGCGACGAGCCGGGCAGCATCAACGGCTGA
- a CDS encoding TetR family transcriptional regulator — translation MTDTAPRARRSDATRAAILRAARERFAADGYERATIRAIAAEARIDPSMVMRYYGSKEGLFAAAAEFDLRLPDLTAVPPDNLGETLVRHFLRRWEGDETLAALLRAASTNPGAAERMRLLFADQLAAAVAGFGTDPASTARRAGLVASQTLGLAFTRYIVRLPPVVEMTPDELVAWVAPTLQRYLTGRPES, via the coding sequence ATGACCGACACGGCACCCCGCGCCCGCCGCTCGGACGCCACCCGGGCCGCCATCCTGCGCGCCGCCCGGGAGCGGTTCGCCGCCGACGGCTACGAGCGGGCCACCATCCGGGCCATCGCCGCCGAGGCCCGGATCGACCCGTCCATGGTGATGCGCTACTACGGCAGCAAGGAGGGGCTCTTCGCCGCGGCCGCCGAGTTCGACCTGCGCCTGCCGGACCTGACCGCCGTGCCGCCGGACAACCTCGGCGAGACGCTGGTGCGGCACTTCCTCCGCCGCTGGGAGGGCGACGAGACGCTCGCCGCCCTGCTCCGGGCCGCCAGCACCAACCCGGGAGCGGCCGAGCGGATGCGCCTCCTCTTCGCCGACCAGCTCGCCGCGGCCGTGGCCGGCTTCGGCACCGACCCGGCGTCCACCGCCCGCCGGGCCGGCCTCGTGGCCAGCCAGACCCTCGGCCTGGCCTTCACCCGGTACATCGTCCGCCTGCCGCCGGTCGTGGAGATGACGCCGGACGAGCTCGTCGCCTGGGTCGCACCGACCCTCCAGCGCTACCTCACCGGCCGGCCCGAGAGCTGA
- a CDS encoding acetyl-CoA carboxylase biotin carboxylase subunit, with translation MFESLLVANRGEIARRIVRTAKKLGIRAIAVHSEADAGLPFVTEADEAVCVGPANPALSYRNVEAILAAGRDTGAQAIHPGYGFLSENADFARTVEASGLIWVGPGADAISAMGDKINARNLMAAAGVPVAPGTTEPAADLDAAVAAAAEIGYPVMVKAAAGGGGMGMGVATDEAGLRTEYDKVRSFAERMFGDGSVLIERYFPRVRHVEVQILGLADGRVVALGERECSVQRRNQKLVEESPSPAVSPELRARFLAAAVRAGEAVNYRNAGTVECLLDPTTDEFFFLEMNTRLQVEHPVTEYVYGVDLVEEQLRVAAGLAPTFDPDALAPRGHAIELRVNAEDPKRFLPGPGAITTWNEPSGSGVRVDSGYVAGNTVTPFYDSLMAKLIVSGATRDEAVERARAAVAQFEIAGPKNNLPFFAELLENPEFLSGDYDTGIVSRMR, from the coding sequence TTGTTCGAATCGCTGTTGGTGGCCAACCGTGGCGAGATCGCGCGCCGCATCGTCCGCACCGCGAAGAAGCTCGGGATCCGTGCCATCGCCGTGCACTCGGAGGCCGACGCCGGGCTTCCCTTCGTCACCGAGGCCGACGAGGCGGTCTGTGTCGGCCCGGCCAACCCCGCGCTGAGCTACCGCAACGTCGAGGCGATCCTCGCCGCCGGTCGGGACACCGGCGCCCAGGCGATCCACCCCGGCTACGGCTTCCTGTCCGAGAACGCGGACTTCGCCCGTACCGTCGAGGCCAGCGGCCTGATCTGGGTCGGACCCGGCGCGGACGCGATCAGCGCGATGGGCGACAAGATCAACGCCCGGAACCTCATGGCGGCGGCGGGGGTGCCGGTCGCGCCCGGCACCACCGAGCCGGCGGCCGACCTGGACGCGGCGGTCGCCGCCGCCGCGGAGATCGGCTACCCGGTGATGGTCAAGGCAGCGGCCGGTGGCGGCGGCATGGGCATGGGCGTGGCGACGGACGAGGCCGGGCTGCGCACCGAGTACGACAAGGTCCGCTCGTTCGCTGAGCGCATGTTCGGCGACGGCTCGGTGCTGATCGAGCGCTACTTCCCCCGGGTACGCCACGTCGAGGTGCAGATCCTCGGCCTGGCCGACGGCCGGGTGGTGGCCCTCGGCGAGCGTGAGTGCTCGGTGCAGCGGCGCAACCAGAAGCTGGTCGAGGAGTCCCCGTCCCCGGCGGTCTCGCCCGAGCTGCGTGCGCGGTTCCTGGCGGCGGCGGTCCGGGCGGGCGAGGCGGTCAACTACCGCAACGCGGGCACTGTCGAGTGCCTGCTCGACCCCACCACCGACGAGTTCTTCTTCCTGGAGATGAACACGCGGCTCCAGGTCGAGCACCCGGTCACCGAGTACGTCTACGGCGTCGACCTGGTCGAGGAGCAGCTGCGGGTGGCCGCCGGCCTGGCCCCGACCTTCGACCCGGACGCGCTCGCGCCGCGCGGGCACGCCATCGAGCTGCGCGTCAACGCCGAGGACCCGAAGCGGTTCCTGCCCGGCCCGGGCGCCATCACCACCTGGAACGAGCCGTCGGGTTCCGGGGTGCGGGTGGATTCGGGCTACGTCGCCGGCAACACGGTCACCCCGTTCTACGACAGCCTGATGGCCAAGCTGATCGTCAGCGGCGCCACCCGGGACGAGGCGGTCGAGCGGGCCAGGGCCGCGGTGGCCCAGTTCGAGATCGCCGGCCCGAAGAACAACCTGCCCTTCTTCGCCGAACTGCTGGAGAACCCGGAGTTCCTCTCCGGCGACTACGACACCGGCATCGTCTCCCGCATGCGCTGA
- a CDS encoding FAD-dependent monooxygenase: MLPERTDVLVVGAGPTGLAVAATLAGHGVTATVVDRLATPPVTSRAAVVHAGTLEVLDRIGVAAPLAARGLPSRRFTVRERDRVLLTVPFDRLPSRYPYALLVSQAETEAVLADRLAALGGRVLRPYELTGLDLDGGGATATFAGGEKVRTRWVVGADGMRSPVRELAGIDFGGPTDPGESFLLADIRVDSALPRDQVNLFLAPRGPLVWAPLPDGTVRVVASVPDAPREPQARHFQDLLDERGPARRPDRVTDVRWSSRFRIHHRIAGTYRSGPVLLAGDAAHVHSPAGGQGMNLGLRDGVALGDTLAAVLAGGPDALLDGYAAARRPLAEEVLGFAAGLTRLTAVPPATRPLRDLLLRGASVLPPVRQRLAVRLAGFEPTGR; encoded by the coding sequence ATGCTTCCCGAGCGCACCGATGTCCTCGTGGTGGGTGCCGGGCCGACCGGCCTGGCCGTGGCCGCCACCCTGGCGGGGCACGGCGTCACCGCGACAGTGGTGGACCGGCTCGCCACCCCGCCGGTCACCTCACGGGCCGCCGTGGTGCACGCCGGCACCCTGGAGGTGCTGGACCGGATCGGCGTCGCCGCCCCGCTGGCCGCCCGCGGGCTGCCGTCGAGGCGGTTCACCGTCCGCGAGCGGGACCGGGTGCTGCTCACCGTCCCCTTCGACAGGTTGCCGTCCCGCTACCCGTACGCGCTGCTGGTCTCCCAGGCCGAGACCGAGGCGGTGCTCGCCGACCGGCTCGCCGCGCTCGGCGGGCGGGTGCTCCGGCCGTATGAGCTGACCGGCCTCGACCTCGACGGCGGCGGCGCCACGGCCACGTTCGCGGGTGGCGAGAAGGTCCGGACCCGCTGGGTCGTCGGCGCCGACGGCATGCGCAGCCCGGTCCGCGAGCTGGCCGGCATCGACTTCGGCGGGCCCACCGACCCCGGCGAGTCGTTCCTGCTCGCCGACATCCGGGTGGACAGCGCCCTGCCGCGCGACCAGGTCAACCTCTTCCTCGCCCCGCGGGGGCCGCTGGTCTGGGCGCCGCTGCCCGACGGCACCGTACGGGTGGTCGCCTCGGTGCCGGACGCGCCCCGCGAGCCGCAGGCCCGCCATTTCCAGGACCTGCTCGACGAGCGGGGGCCGGCCCGGCGGCCGGACCGGGTCACCGACGTGCGCTGGAGTTCCCGGTTCCGGATCCACCACCGCATCGCCGGCACCTACCGGTCCGGCCCCGTTCTGCTCGCCGGGGACGCGGCGCACGTGCACAGCCCGGCCGGCGGGCAGGGGATGAACCTCGGCCTGCGCGACGGGGTCGCCCTGGGCGACACCCTCGCCGCCGTGCTGGCCGGAGGCCCCGACGCGCTCCTCGACGGGTACGCCGCCGCCCGCCGCCCGCTCGCCGAGGAGGTGCTCGGCTTCGCCGCCGGTCTCACCCGGCTCACCGCCGTCCCGCCGGCCACCCGCCCCCTGCGCGACCTGCTGCTCCGGGGAGCCTCGGTCCTGCCGCCGGTCCGGCAGCGGCTCGCCGTCCGGCTGGCCGGCTTCGAACCGACGGGCCGCTGA
- a CDS encoding hydroxymethylglutaryl-CoA lyase — MAELPDFVSIREVGPRDGLQNEEPIPTDAKVRLIDALSRTGVRRIEAVSFVHPKAIPQMADADEVWQRAAKADGVRYSALVPNSRGAQRALAAGFTEIEVVVSASDTHNRRNVNRSTEESLDDIAELIDLLHGAGATAEVIVATSFGCPYEGDVDPKRVAGIVDRVVRDGADRVAFGDTTGMGTPRRVRELVTAVRDRNAHVPVLLHFHNTRGTALANMLTAMELGITEFDASVGGLGGCPYAPGASGNLATEEAVHMLHDMGIDTGIDLDALVEAAELAEELVGKKLPSGVLRAGPRTRLTPIPS, encoded by the coding sequence ATGGCGGAACTGCCGGACTTCGTCTCCATCCGGGAGGTCGGGCCGCGCGACGGGCTCCAGAACGAGGAGCCCATCCCCACCGACGCCAAGGTGCGGCTGATCGACGCGCTGTCGCGCACCGGCGTGCGGCGGATCGAGGCCGTGTCCTTCGTGCACCCTAAGGCGATCCCGCAGATGGCCGACGCCGACGAGGTGTGGCAGCGGGCCGCGAAGGCCGACGGGGTGCGCTACTCCGCGCTGGTGCCGAACAGCCGGGGCGCGCAGCGCGCCCTCGCCGCCGGCTTCACCGAGATCGAGGTGGTGGTCTCGGCCAGCGACACGCACAACCGGCGCAACGTCAACCGCTCCACGGAGGAGTCGCTCGACGACATCGCCGAGCTGATCGACCTGCTGCATGGCGCGGGCGCGACCGCCGAGGTGATCGTGGCGACCAGCTTCGGCTGCCCGTACGAGGGCGACGTCGACCCGAAGCGCGTGGCCGGCATCGTCGACCGGGTGGTCCGGGACGGCGCCGACCGGGTGGCGTTCGGCGACACCACCGGCATGGGCACGCCCCGGCGGGTCCGCGAACTCGTCACCGCGGTCCGGGACCGCAACGCCCACGTGCCGGTGCTGCTGCACTTCCACAACACGCGGGGCACCGCACTGGCCAACATGCTCACGGCCATGGAGCTGGGGATCACCGAGTTCGACGCCAGCGTCGGCGGCCTCGGCGGCTGCCCGTACGCCCCGGGCGCCAGCGGCAACCTGGCCACCGAGGAGGCCGTGCACATGCTGCACGACATGGGCATCGACACCGGGATCGACCTGGACGCGCTGGTCGAGGCCGCCGAGCTGGCCGAGGAACTGGTCGGCAAGAAGCTCCCCTCCGGCGTCCTCCGCGCCGGCCCGCGCACCCGCCTGACCCCGATCCCCTCCTGA